From a region of the Hypanus sabinus isolate sHypSab1 chromosome 2, sHypSab1.hap1, whole genome shotgun sequence genome:
- the psma3 gene encoding proteasome subunit alpha type-3 isoform X2: MSSIGTGYDLSASTFSPDGRVFQVEYAMKAVENSSTAIGIRCKDGVVFGVEKLILSKLYEQGANKRIFNIDRHVGMAVAGLLADARSLTDIAREEASNFRSNYGYDIPLRHLADRVAMYVHAYTLYSAVRPFGSSFIMGSYDKADGAQMYMIDPSGVSHGYWGCAIGKAKEAAKTEIEKLQMKDMTCREVVKEVAKIIYIVHDEVKDKSFELELSWVGEITNGRHELVPKDIKEEAEKYAKESLEEEDESDEDNM, translated from the exons ATGAGCTCCATTGGAACCGGG taTGATTTGTCAGCATCAACGTTTTCTCCTGATGGACGAGTTTTCCAGGTTGAATATGCAATGAAAGCTGTTGAAAACAGCAG CACAGCCATTGGGATAAGATGTAAAGATGGAGTTGTCTTTGGAGTAGAGAAACTGATTCTTTCTAAACTATACGAGCAGGGCGCTAACAAGCGTATTTTTAATATTGATCGTCATGTAGGAAtg GCAGTAGCAGGTCTTCTGGCAGATGCACGATCTCTTACTGATATTGCGAGAGAAGAAGCTTCCAACTTTAGGTCAAATTATGGATATGATATTCCACTGAGG CATCTGGCGGACAGAGTAGCAATGTACGTCCACGCTTACACGTTATATAGTGCAGTGAGGCCGTTTGGAAGCAG ttttattatgGGGTCTTATGACAAGGCTGATGGTGCTCAGATGTACATGATTGACCCTTCAGGGGTGTCCCAT GGTTACTGGGGATGCGCAATTGGAAAAGCAAAAGAAgcagcaaaaacagaaattgagAAGTTGCAG ATGAAAGATATGACTTGCAGGGAAGTGGTTAAAGAAGTTGCAAAAAT AATCTACATTGTCCATGATGAAGTAAAGGATAAATCTTTTGAGTTGGAGCTGAGCTGGGTTGGAGAAA TTACAAATGGCCGGCATGAACTTGTACCTAAAGATATAAAGGAGGAAGCAGAAAAATATGCCAAA GAATCACTTGAGGAAGAAGATGAATCTGATGAAGACAACATGTAA